Proteins encoded within one genomic window of Amycolatopsis nigrescens CSC17Ta-90:
- a CDS encoding RNA polymerase subunit sigma-70 → MTDAEPLGADEATFIAVARSGDTARFALITERHRRELQVHCYRMLANYEDAQDMTQETFLRAWNKRESFKGHAALRTWLYRIATNVCLDFLEKRNDRTPAPSELPDSGSEVLYLQPYPDRMLPEDPQESVVARETIELAFIVAVQHLPPRQRAVLILRDVLGWPASKAADALELTVASVTSALQRARVTMREQLPDRRLDWRSPATHELSNDERGVVKSYIDAHERNDLDGLMSLLRDDLRFAMLPEPGTVIRTAKDAVDGWVSGGLFQRGHDDWRGITTTVNRLPAAVLYLRTPDDPEYRLFAIAVLHIVDGKIAELTGFDATDKPWLDLPPTR, encoded by the coding sequence ATGACCGACGCTGAACCGCTGGGTGCCGACGAGGCCACGTTCATCGCGGTGGCCCGCTCGGGCGATACGGCGCGGTTCGCGCTCATCACGGAACGCCACCGGCGTGAGCTGCAGGTGCACTGCTACCGGATGCTCGCGAATTACGAGGACGCCCAGGACATGACGCAGGAGACGTTCCTGCGAGCGTGGAACAAACGAGAGTCGTTCAAGGGCCACGCTGCACTGCGGACCTGGCTGTACCGGATCGCGACGAACGTCTGCCTCGACTTCCTGGAGAAGCGCAATGACCGCACACCCGCACCGTCCGAGCTGCCGGACTCCGGCTCCGAGGTGCTGTACCTGCAGCCGTACCCCGACCGGATGCTCCCCGAGGACCCGCAGGAATCGGTGGTGGCGCGGGAGACGATCGAGCTGGCGTTCATCGTCGCCGTCCAGCACCTGCCGCCGCGGCAGCGGGCGGTGCTCATCCTGCGCGACGTCCTCGGCTGGCCGGCGTCGAAGGCCGCCGACGCCCTCGAGCTGACCGTCGCATCGGTGACCAGCGCACTGCAGCGGGCGCGCGTGACGATGCGCGAGCAGCTGCCCGACCGCCGCCTCGACTGGCGGAGCCCCGCCACCCACGAGCTGTCGAATGACGAGCGCGGCGTGGTGAAGTCGTACATCGACGCCCATGAGCGCAACGACCTCGACGGGCTGATGTCCCTGCTGCGCGACGACCTGCGCTTCGCGATGCTGCCCGAGCCGGGCACCGTGATCAGGACGGCCAAGGACGCGGTGGACGGCTGGGTCTCCGGCGGGCTCTTCCAGCGCGGCCACGACGACTGGCGCGGTATCACCACGACGGTCAACCGCCTGCCTGCCGCCGTGCTGTACCTCCGCACCCCCGACGACCCGGAGTACCGGCTATTCGCCATCGCGGTGCTGCACATCGTCGACGGGAAGATCGCCGAGCTCACCGGATTCGACGCCACCGACAAACCATGGCTGGACCTGCCCCCGACACGGTGA
- a CDS encoding dihydrofolate reductase family protein has translation MRKLIFGMNVTLDGYIAAPGDDIGWSVPSDELFQWWLDHELASGLSLYGRKLWETMSSYWPTGDQQPNATPAEIEFARNWRDTPKVVFSSTIDKVDWNTRLVTGDAVTEITRLRAGDGGPMGIGGATLAGAAMRAGLIDEYAIATCPVLVGGGTPFFTALDSWVNLNLVETRTFSGGVVLTRYETRR, from the coding sequence ATGCGAAAACTGATCTTCGGCATGAACGTGACCCTGGACGGCTACATCGCCGCACCCGGCGACGACATCGGCTGGAGCGTGCCGAGCGACGAACTGTTCCAGTGGTGGCTCGACCACGAGCTGGCGAGCGGCCTGTCGCTGTACGGGCGCAAGCTGTGGGAGACGATGAGCTCCTACTGGCCGACCGGCGATCAGCAGCCCAACGCCACTCCGGCGGAGATCGAGTTCGCGCGGAACTGGCGGGACACGCCGAAGGTGGTGTTCTCCTCGACGATCGACAAGGTCGACTGGAACACCCGCCTGGTCACCGGCGACGCGGTTACCGAGATCACCCGGCTCAGGGCCGGGGACGGCGGCCCGATGGGCATCGGCGGCGCGACGCTCGCCGGGGCGGCCATGCGGGCCGGGCTGATCGACGAATACGCGATCGCCACCTGCCCGGTCCTGGTGGGCGGCGGCACGCCGTTCTTCACCGCGCTGGACAGCTGGGTGAACCTGAATCTCGTGGAGACGCGGACGTTTTCCGGCGGTGTGGTGCTGACCCGATACGAGACGAGGCGATGA
- a CDS encoding PadR family transcriptional regulator — translation MDDLTEMLKGTLEGCVLEIIGGEETYGYAITRRLNELGFADVVEGTVYTILLRLEKNGLVQVTKRPSGQGPPRKFYALNDAGRAELATFWAKWAYITARIDKLKEGGR, via the coding sequence ATGGACGACCTGACGGAGATGCTGAAGGGCACGCTCGAGGGCTGCGTGCTGGAAATCATCGGCGGTGAGGAGACCTACGGGTACGCCATCACGCGCCGGCTGAACGAACTCGGCTTCGCCGACGTCGTCGAGGGGACGGTTTACACCATCCTGCTGCGGCTGGAGAAGAACGGGCTCGTCCAGGTGACGAAACGACCGTCCGGGCAGGGTCCGCCGCGCAAGTTCTACGCGCTCAACGACGCGGGACGCGCAGAACTCGCGACGTTCTGGGCGAAATGGGCGTACATCACGGCACGGATCGACAAGCTGAAGGAGGGCGGGAGATGA
- a CDS encoding DUF1048 domain-containing protein: MNFWETITGSDLTREYKAFEARAGALPADYRAAWEEIKGHLSPYSDFTGRNLMPILDGALGLLEETASDGQSLHEVLGGDIKGFCAALAGEQGGRSVRDRWREQLNRNVARKLGQLGG, from the coding sequence ATGAACTTCTGGGAGACCATCACCGGCAGCGATCTCACCAGGGAGTACAAGGCGTTCGAAGCCAGGGCCGGGGCCTTGCCGGCGGACTACCGGGCGGCCTGGGAAGAGATCAAAGGGCATCTTTCGCCCTACTCGGACTTCACCGGTCGGAACCTGATGCCGATTCTCGACGGCGCGCTGGGGCTGCTCGAAGAGACGGCGTCCGACGGGCAGAGCCTGCACGAGGTGCTGGGTGGCGACATCAAGGGCTTCTGCGCGGCGCTGGCCGGTGAGCAAGGGGGCCGCAGCGTTCGCGACCGGTGGCGCGAGCAGTTGAACAGGAACGTGGCAAGGAAACTGGGCCAGCTAGGAGGCTGA
- a CDS encoding DUF1048 domain-containing protein → MGIHDIIEGKKQWRAHLARVKALPPDYQIVYKEIQRYLFKVGPVDLLDGPLLSGIVEFFEEGVVAGKGVLELIGDDVAAFCDDLIKDSPTHADIYQESIKESLARPESKD, encoded by the coding sequence GTGGGTATCCACGACATCATCGAGGGCAAGAAGCAGTGGCGGGCGCACCTGGCGCGGGTCAAGGCGCTCCCGCCGGATTACCAGATCGTCTACAAGGAGATTCAGCGGTACCTGTTCAAAGTCGGGCCGGTCGACCTGCTCGACGGGCCGCTGCTTTCGGGGATCGTCGAGTTCTTCGAAGAGGGCGTCGTGGCCGGCAAAGGCGTCCTGGAACTCATCGGCGACGACGTCGCAGCCTTCTGCGACGACCTGATCAAAGACTCACCCACCCACGCGGACATCTACCAGGAATCCATCAAAGAAAGCCTGGCACGGCCGGAAAGTAAGGATTAG
- a CDS encoding serine hydrolase domain-containing protein: MAGTTGGTPEQGHVGRRTVLKGVAVAGALAGLAGHGNASASSGGDAEHGVEHGWGKVADAFRANFEGKPGDLGAACGVYVGGRPVVNLWRGVADRGANRPWRKDTVVRVASATKGMTAICAHLLTQRGQLDLDAPVARYWPEFGAAGKERIPVRWLLSHQVGLPVVDGPLTFEQACAWDPVIRALEAQKPLWQPGTEHIYHAVTYGFLVGEVVRRITGKSLGTFFADEVARPLGLSAWIGLPEKHDHRVARVEFTAPLPLEEFIDAMIKLTGLDPDTVTAWITSLYSPGSVLARAGELGGALDNATEYYRTRAWRAAEFPAANGIADARSLARMYAATVSTVDGVRLLNPATVKKAAVVHTDKTKMHGLPPGLNLPADRSFYMSLGFMRAAPPTPMLGPGSFGHPGSGGAIGFADPDTGVGFGYVTNLWNLRPDDPRADNLIKAVRSCLG; the protein is encoded by the coding sequence ATGGCAGGCACGACAGGCGGGACACCCGAACAGGGACACGTTGGGCGCCGGACCGTGTTGAAGGGCGTTGCCGTGGCCGGCGCGCTCGCCGGCCTCGCCGGCCACGGCAACGCTTCCGCGAGCAGTGGTGGCGATGCCGAGCACGGTGTCGAGCACGGCTGGGGGAAGGTCGCCGACGCGTTCCGCGCGAACTTCGAGGGAAAGCCCGGCGATCTCGGCGCGGCGTGCGGCGTCTACGTGGGCGGCCGTCCCGTCGTCAACCTGTGGCGCGGCGTCGCCGATCGCGGCGCGAACCGGCCGTGGCGCAAGGACACCGTCGTCCGGGTCGCGTCCGCGACGAAGGGCATGACCGCGATCTGCGCCCACCTACTGACGCAGCGCGGTCAGTTGGATCTGGACGCACCGGTGGCCCGGTACTGGCCGGAGTTCGGCGCAGCAGGCAAGGAGCGCATCCCGGTGCGTTGGCTGTTGTCGCACCAGGTGGGTCTGCCGGTCGTCGACGGGCCGCTGACGTTCGAGCAGGCATGCGCCTGGGACCCGGTCATCCGGGCGCTCGAGGCGCAGAAACCGCTGTGGCAGCCGGGTACGGAGCACATCTACCACGCCGTCACCTACGGCTTTCTGGTCGGAGAGGTCGTGCGCCGGATCACCGGCAAGTCACTCGGCACGTTCTTCGCCGACGAGGTCGCTCGTCCGCTCGGGCTGAGCGCTTGGATCGGGTTGCCGGAGAAACACGACCACCGGGTGGCGCGGGTCGAGTTCACCGCTCCGCTCCCCCTGGAAGAGTTCATCGATGCGATGATCAAATTGACCGGGCTCGATCCGGACACGGTCACCGCCTGGATCACGTCCCTGTACTCGCCGGGCTCGGTCCTGGCCCGCGCCGGCGAACTCGGCGGCGCCCTGGACAACGCGACCGAGTACTACCGCACGCGTGCCTGGCGCGCAGCGGAGTTCCCGGCCGCGAACGGAATCGCGGACGCGCGATCGCTGGCCCGAATGTATGCCGCCACGGTGAGCACCGTCGACGGGGTGCGGCTGCTGAATCCGGCGACGGTCAAGAAAGCGGCGGTCGTCCACACGGACAAGACGAAGATGCACGGACTGCCACCCGGGCTGAACCTCCCGGCTGACCGTTCCTTCTACATGTCGCTCGGGTTCATGCGAGCCGCCCCACCGACCCCGATGCTCGGGCCGGGATCGTTCGGCCACCCGGGCTCCGGCGGAGCGATCGGCTTCGCCGACCCCGACACCGGTGTCGGCTTCGGCTACGTCACCAACCTCTGGAACCTCCGGCCCGACGACCCGCGGGCGGACAACCTGATCAAGGCCGTCCGATCCTGCCTCGGATGA
- a CDS encoding GbsR/MarR family transcriptional regulator, with amino-acid sequence MGDPMEAAERLALTLTSGGMQRMTARVMCALLFAEQETVTAGELAERLTISPGTVSTAVKSLISVGLIERVPAPGSRREHFRFRDGAWAILMSSQNETVKVMQDAANEGIEAVGDDSIPGRRLAEMRDFYTYLMAELPAVIDRWHAQRGR; translated from the coding sequence ATGGGCGACCCGATGGAAGCGGCGGAGCGGCTCGCGCTGACCCTGACCAGCGGTGGCATGCAGCGGATGACCGCGCGGGTGATGTGCGCGCTGCTGTTCGCGGAGCAGGAGACGGTGACGGCGGGCGAGTTGGCTGAGCGGCTCACCATCAGCCCGGGAACCGTTTCCACCGCGGTCAAGTCCTTGATCTCGGTGGGACTGATCGAGCGGGTACCCGCCCCGGGGAGCCGGCGGGAGCACTTCCGGTTCCGGGACGGTGCCTGGGCGATCCTGATGTCCAGCCAGAACGAGACCGTCAAGGTCATGCAGGACGCGGCGAACGAGGGCATCGAGGCCGTCGGCGACGACAGCATCCCCGGTCGCCGTCTCGCCGAGATGCGCGACTTCTACACCTACCTGATGGCCGAACTCCCCGCTGTCATCGACCGGTGGCACGCCCAGCGTGGCCGGTGA
- a CDS encoding ABC transporter ATP-binding protein, whose translation MTVIEVDNLTFTYPGGDEPAVRGMGFTVGRGEIFGFLGPSGAGKSTTQKILIGLLTGHGGSVSVWGRDPVEWGQDYYQRVGVSFELPNHYQKLTALENLRFFASLYGGSTLDPMELLDSVGLAEDANTRVGKFSKGMQMRLVFIRALLHDPDLLFLDEPTSGLDPVNARKIKDIVLREKARGKTIFLTTHDMVTADQLCDRVAFVVDGRIVALDSPKELKVARSLRQVRVEYRSGAETLIGKDFPLDGLAGNPDFLALLRTEHVETMHSKEATLDDVFVDTTGRSLA comes from the coding sequence ATGACCGTGATCGAGGTGGACAACCTCACCTTCACCTACCCCGGCGGCGATGAACCGGCCGTGCGCGGGATGGGCTTCACCGTCGGCAGGGGCGAGATCTTCGGGTTCCTCGGGCCCAGCGGCGCGGGCAAGTCGACCACCCAGAAGATCCTGATCGGCCTGCTGACCGGCCACGGCGGCTCCGTGTCGGTGTGGGGCAGGGACCCGGTCGAGTGGGGGCAGGACTACTACCAGCGGGTCGGCGTGTCCTTCGAGCTGCCCAACCACTACCAGAAGCTGACCGCGCTGGAGAACCTGCGGTTTTTCGCCTCGCTGTACGGCGGGTCCACGCTGGACCCGATGGAGCTGCTCGACTCGGTCGGCCTGGCCGAGGACGCGAACACGCGTGTCGGGAAGTTCTCCAAGGGAATGCAGATGCGGCTGGTGTTCATCCGAGCTCTGCTGCACGACCCGGACCTGTTGTTCCTGGACGAGCCGACCTCCGGGCTGGACCCGGTCAACGCTCGCAAGATCAAGGACATCGTGCTGCGGGAGAAGGCCCGCGGGAAGACGATCTTCCTGACCACGCACGACATGGTCACCGCCGACCAGCTGTGCGACCGGGTGGCGTTCGTGGTCGACGGCCGGATCGTGGCGCTCGACTCCCCCAAGGAGCTGAAGGTCGCCCGCAGCCTGCGGCAGGTCCGCGTCGAGTACCGCTCCGGCGCGGAGACGTTGATCGGCAAGGACTTCCCGCTCGACGGGCTGGCCGGCAACCCCGACTTCCTCGCCCTGCTGCGCACCGAGCACGTCGAGACGATGCACAGCAAGGAAGCCACCCTGGACGACGTGTTCGTGGACACCACCGGACGGAGCCTGGCATGA